The stretch of DNA TGTCTCAGAGTGACTAACTGTCGTATAGAACCATCCAGAAAACGCAGCAACGCCTTGCAACCTAAAAACAACACCCCCTACAGGAAGGTCAATGGTACTATCAAATCATCCCAATGTCACAGACTGACTCCAGTGCAGAGACAGACCCAAGGTAGGTTATCAGCCCATATTAGATCAAGTGGATATAAGATTAAGTATAAATGTGGATTTAAAGTTGTGACTGGAGTTATCATGAGGGGATTTATGATCAAAGGACCACaatctgggcctcccgagtggtgcagcggtctaaagcactgtatAGCAATGCTAGATGCgttactacagacctgggttcattcCTGGGCTGTGCCACGATCGGCCatggccgggagtcccataggacggcacacaattgtccgggcgaggggagggtttggctgatggggctttacttggctcatcatcATCACGCTCtatcgactccttgtggcgggccgggtgcctgcaagctgaaccCAGTCGCCAGTTGAACATTGTTTGCAATATGCATTTCGGCTCTGTGTGTATGATTttctctgatgtgtgtgtgtgtgagcgcaggtacatgtgtgtgtgcatactgttGTCCAGTAGTGTGTGAGCCTGAGGTGCAGGAGGTGTTAATTCCTGCCTTCCCAGAGAGGGTGAGTGTGCAGCGAGGCTACATCACCCCCCAGCAGGTATATAACCTGTTGAATGCAGAGGCTGGACATCCCGCTCTACATGATCCGAATTACATCCTCATCCTGGACTGTCGCAGTGCAGAGAGGTGGGAGCACTCACGCAACACACCTTCagaacacaaacatgcacacccaATGTAGCCACTTGATCACTACACCTCACAGACTTGTTGTAGATACGTGGAAGTAGTGTAGGGGCCCGAGGGCACAGACTTAATGTGttgttaaaattgtataactgccttcattttgctggaccccaggaagagtagcttctgccttggcaggaactaatggggattcataataaatacaaatacttacTGTAAAAGCATTGTGttgatatgtgtgtgttcattggtTGTCAGGTACAAGCAGAGTCATCTGGTTACAGCCAGGGCTAGTGTGACAGTGATCCACCCAGATCTGGGCTGTCTGATCAGCTGTGTGCAGCTCCAGGAGTTCTCTATCATATTGCTGTACGCTGAGGAGGGCCACAGCCCAGGTAATACACTGCACACTCCTTTGCTACAACATAGGGAGCATCAGACACAATCAACACAGACACTGTACAACCTCAGCAACACAAAAGCACCCTTCTAACCTTCACTGTGTGGTTGTTTTATgtccgtctgtgtgtgtatcagtgggcAGTGTGGAGGCTAGGGCAGCCTCCCCGTTCCTCCAGCGCTGCTTCTTCCAGCTCAGTGACCTGGGCATGGACCCTGTCATCCTCCTAGGGGGCTTCGCCGCCTTCCACACCCTCTACCCCTTCCTCTGCACCTCCCGCATGGCTCTTCTAGAGCCCGACAGGTACGCCCTCACCATCTACCCCTCTGAGATCCTGGAGGGGGAGCTCTACCAGGGCTCAGCTGCCCAGGCCTCTGACTACCACATCCTTGAGAACCTTAACATCACCCATGTGGTCAACGCTACGGTTGAATACCCTGATGCATTTCCCAGCACCCTCAGCTACCTTAGGCTGCGGCTGAGCGATGACGCCCAGCAGGACTTGGTGGAGGCGCTGCCCCAGGCGGCGAGGTTCATTGCTGGGGCCCTGAGCAGCGAGGTTGGGGGTAGGGTGCTGGTGCACTGCAGCATGGGGCGGAGCCGTAGCTCGGCGCTAACGCTAGCCTTCCTAATGCAGCACCAGCGCTGGACACTGCTGCACGCCATCCGCtggctgaaggagaggagagcatgCACGGCGCCCAACGTGAACTTCCTGCTGCAGCTGTTGACCTACGAGGAGCAGCTGTTCGGACGAAGGCTTACCTCGCTGGACGACATCCGCCTGTGAAGTTATGTGGTTTGCGCAGTGCAGTTTCTGTGCATAATTCATGGAGAGGGAGGTGGACTGTGGACAGAGCCCACTGTGATTCAAATAATGGCGTTTTTAAAGACTCATTGGGAGAGTTGTATGACCTTGATGGTCTTAATAACTTTAAGCTGTTTGGTTTTCTTTGTCATTGTTGCCCTAGGTCTAGGACTGTATTTTATTAAGGGTTATTTGAGGGATGATGTTTTTTCAGAACACTGGGACGCTGATGTTGCAGCATTACAGTGGATAAGGGGAGAGGAAGTGAATGTATTTGCATCAGTGCTGATACCAGCTTATGCAGAGGCCATCTGTGTATTCAAAGCTTGGTTAGAAACTTGTTCAGCTCTAATATTTTGTCTGGGACCTGGTAGagctacgaataatataaacATATTTCCCTGTTTCTCCTCTCACTGAACATAAAACTACTGAACAGTTATGCTTAGAAGAAAGCAGAGTCATCTGGTGGCTACTAGACATTTTGCATTCAAAGTGAGGATGCTCTGTGTATGAAACACGTGGATATAAATTCCAGTTGAAAGGGCCTCAAGTGGTCAAAGTTGGGTTGTTATTGCCATATCGTTTACACCTGTGTCCAGGCCTTTGAATGGAGTAAAGAAAGGCGGAGGAAATGGAGGAAGTAACCTACATAAATTGGTACAATAGTGTGTTTTAAAAACTGTGAACAGGTCACTGCAGGGATAAAGGAGAATGGGTATTGAGTTCTTTTTTTCCCAATACaaaagtggacacacacacaagagttTGTTCACACTGACTGTACCGTGCAGAAAGGTACTTTCTTCCAAATTAATAGATGGCTGTTTCTGTACACAGGGCTAACAGTGGATTATCCCATTTGATTCATAAGACTGAATGTGACTGAATGTGGCTGTattgcccccccccacacacacacacacacacacatacaccaagcTCCTCCCCTGCAGCTCCCTCCAGCCAGCTTCCTTCTAGAAAAACTGGGAAGCAGATCAAGAATCTTCTGGAATGTGGAAGGACCACATGATAAATGACCCCGCCTCCTACTACTGGGGTGAAATTGGCCAAAAAGTTCTTAGTACCTGTGCCTGTTAAAGAAATAGCCATGAAACTTACAGTAAACAAACCCAAATAGAAAAAATAAGTTTGGTGTGACTATTGCAGCCTGGCCTTTAGGCTAAGGGCCTATAATGGCTTACATTGCTTAAATTATTTGCATACACATATTACATTTTTAGTGGCAAACTGTCAAAGTAAGAATCAACCAACATAAAAGGACAAAAACTTTTTTTAGTAGGGTCTAGGCTAATTGAATGTAAAAGTGTTCAGATGTGGACATAAACCAAACACCAGTTACACACTGTAAACAGTAGTGCATTCTGGAATGCCTAACAGACTAATTCTTCATCATATTTAGGAGTAACATCATTTTATCACGTGTCTGGAGCAAAACGTCCATGCTAATTGTTATATCCCAATAATGACAGGGAAGTAAGGGAAGTAAGGGAACACTTCAGAATTGGTGTGGACGCATGCTCAAAAATTCTCCCCTGAAAATCCCCAGTACCAAACTAGGGTTGAGTGCGTGTGTGCGACTCTGCACGTAGCAGTTTCCGAGGATAGAACCTGCCGCCAGATGGCGAGCCGAGGACCGATGACACGCTGAGGATAAGAGCGACTGGAGGTTGGGGCTGTCATAAACGGTACCAAAGCAACGAGCAGGGACACCTTTGGAGAGCTTGCGAGCGGCTGCCGGGAATATATTTTGGCCACCGGAGTGTTTTTGTGCCACCGTTCCAAGACAAGTCTCTCTTATCATTTCGGTAATAATTCATGTTTGTTTGCATGTTGACAATTATCTGTTTGTTTAAACCTAGCCTAGTGTTAAATTTGATTACCATATCGGATGAGACCTGTATTATTAATAGATAACTTTCTCAATAACTTTCTCTACAAACACGTTGCATGTCCAATATGTGATATCAATTGCTTTTAGTCAGTCTATTGTCTCTATTCTATCAATCAAACTCGTcttgtcatttatttatttgtagccTACTTTACGCACAAAACCTAGCGCCAGGCATCCTATTCCAAACCCATCCACTGCGTAAAATTCCGATGCAACGTGGGTATGAGTTTATTTACACATGACTGTGCCTGCGAAATCTCTCCGTCTCAATAGACTAGAATGCTATGAAAACGTTCCAGATATTGCTTTATTAGGCTATATTTTAAAAGTGACATACTTATGAATATGCCATGGCACTAGCAGGCTATCAAAAGGAAATGTTACAAGCCTTCCTTGGCTAAAATGAATAAACCTGACACTAAACGAAATCGAAAACCGTGGCTGTTACATCGTTGTTAGTGATTGTTACATAGCGGCAAGTCATTTATGCACACGTTGTTACAAAATTAACGTGTGTTTACTGACCTACAAAGGAAAATTGTGTTTATTTGCTGAAGGGGCTAACTGAGTTACTTACTGAATTAACAAGTTGTCTCAATATCCAGTTTCTTGCCGATTGCAGGTAGTAGAGCAATCACATCATTCACAAACTCACATCCCGAGAAACGTCCTTGCGGGGGAGGGGCGAAGACGTGGCAGTACTCTCCACCTTCTCTCTGACTGATTCTGGAACTTTCACTCAtaactacactaccggtcaaaagttttggaacacctactcattcaagggtttttctttatttttactattttctacattgtagaataatagtgaagacatcaaaactatgaaataacacatggaatcatgtggtaaccaaaaaaagtgttaaacagatcaaaatatatttgagatttgagactcttcaaatagccaccctttgccttgatgacagttttgcacactcttgccattatctcaaccagcttcatgagatagtcacatggaatgcatttcaatgaacaggtgtgccttcttaaaagttaatttgtggaatttctttccttaatgcgtttgagccaatcagttgtgttgtgacaaggaagggggttatacagaagatagtcctatttggtaaaagaccaagtccatattatggcaagaacagctcaaataagcaaagagaaacaacagttcatcattagtttaagacatgaaggtcaatcaatacggaaaatttcaagaacttttaaagtttcttcaagtgcagttgcaaaaaccatcaagcgctatgatgaaactggctctcatgaggactgccacaggaaaggaagacccagagttatctctgctgcagaggataagtccattagagttaccagcctcagaaaatgcagcccaaataaatgcttcaaagagttcagggaacagacacatctcaatatcaactgttcagaggagactgtgtaaatcaggccttcatggtcgaattgctgcaaagaaaccattactaaaggacaccattaagaagagacttgcttggtccaagaaacacgagcaatggacattagaccagtggaaatttgtcctttggtctggagtccaaattggagatttttggttccagccgccatgtctttgtgagacgcggtgtgggtgaacgaatgatctccgcatgtctatttcccaccgtaaagcatggaggaggaggtgttatggtgtgggggtgctttgctggtgacactgtctgtgatttgttcagaattcaaagcacacttaaccagcatggctaccacagaattctgcaacgatacgccatcccatctggtttgggcttagtgggactatcatttgtttttcaacaggacaatgacccaacacacttctaggctgtgtaagagctattttaccaagaaggagagtgatggagtgctgcatcagatgacctggcctccacaaacccccgacctcaaccaaattgagatggtttgggatcagtcggaccgcagagtgaaggaaaagcagccatcaaggcaaagggtcgctatttgaaaaatctcaaatataaagtattttttgatgtctcccgggtggcgcagtggtctaaggcactgcattgcagtgctagctgtgccatcagagactctgggtttgagaCCAGGCTCTgttgcgaccgggaggtccatggggcgacgcacaattggcctagcgtcgtccgggttagggagggtttggccggtagggactTAAATCCGGAACACTAAATTGAGTATGTTAAGCTTggcatggttacataagacagaaggttacttaacaCAAATACGAAAGTAGGGTGGCTGGGTAGGCATATAATGAGAATGTCATGCAacatgttcgaatctcatcacagacaagtTTCGAATTTGTGCTAATtaacaactttgcaactacttagcatgttagctaaaccTAACCGTTTAACATAACTCCTAACCTtatcccctagcctagctaacattagccaccttgGTAACGTTagtcacaacaaattggaatttgtaatatATCTTATGTTTTTCAAATTCAGAACATATTGTACTAATTGCAattagtaacatattgtacaaattgcaattagtaacatatcatactaaatggatgatggacatccacaaattaacacatacagtaccatacgaaacgtaacatatcatactaatttgagtatcctggatttacatttactatgttacgtctacccctgcaTCCAGGTTGTTATTCTCCCAAAAATGACTGTAGTACAGTTTGGGGATTTTTTTACCTTTCAGGTTTATGTAAGTATTTGGGCTTCAGCAGCCCTCAAATATATGGACTATAGTAATAGAATGAATTGATGTCACATTTCAAGTTTGTTTTTGGTGTCAGGTTGTGTGACCTTTGAGCCTCCCCTTTCACAGACATTTCTCACCAGACCAGGATAATACTAAACTGGGCCAATGATGTCCTGTCAAATGGTGCATTTTGAGCTCTTGTGTGTTGGTGCCCTTGTATGGCACACTTAATCTAGTGGGGTCTTTTTGTGAAAACCATGGCCACTGTTAAAGAATTACGACTGAGGATAACAATATTACTTTGTAGGTTGTAGCTATCAATTGTCctattaacaatcacccatattagcaaacttatttaatttcaaacttcacatttctctagtagcGCCCTATAGGTTATTTATTGTAATGAACAATATCAGCAAAATCTCCATGATAAGTGGTCGGTTTGGTCGGTGTCGATCATTTCTGGATTATCTTTCCACCTATAGTGTGGGGTCATTgtatcaggggcgcaactttggttttagaagtgggggggggaataataataataattcttatTAAAAAATGTTTGATCCAGTCAGATataacactccaaacagcctacccgaccactcGGAGACGTCCGCATGGTCCCACCGtggcctcgttttgtatcacattccaatgataaaactgggggggataaaaatgcaatttcagaatgtgaggGGGGGCAtgtcccccgtccccagtgaaagttgcgcccctgcattGTATGGTTTATGTTGTATAAAATTGTAAAGATAAGACCTTTATTAAATGACTTGCGAGGTTAATACTTCTCTTCTATAATATCAGTGCTTTTGTATGTCTAGGATATTGCAGGTTTTACAGAATATCTGTACAGATGGGTGCTCCACGACTCTCCCTAAAAACCACAGGAATGGAGCCTTCATATCTACATTTCAAGTGTGAAGTCATGCAGTCTGAAATTTCTCCAtggcctacactcttagaaaaataggTGCTATCAAGAACCTAAATGGGTTCTTCGGCtttccccatagaagaaccctttgaagaaccctttttggttccagttagaactgaTTTCcagagagggttctacctggaacccttTTTTGTCTTTGTGATCATAACAGATCAGTTAGCATCTATCATATCAggtgatttttatttaactaggcaagtcagttaagaacaaattcttatttacaatgatggcctaccggggaacagtgggttaactgccttgttcaggggcagaatgacaaatttttaccttgtcagctctgggattcaatccagcaacctttcagttactggcccaacacgctaaccactaggctacctgccaccccctgtGCTTATAAGATATTCCAGTTGAAGGTGAAACAAAGCTCAAACAGTAGTTTGAATTCAACATCATACAATAAggatgtgtgcgtgcatgtgggtgtgcgtgtgcgtgcatgtgggtgtgcgtgtgcgtgcatgtgggtgtgcgtgcatgtgggtgtgcgtgtgcgtgcatgtgggtgtgcgcgcgcgtgcgttTGAAGTACCAGAATGCTCACTTTGGTCAGACACAGGAAGGTTTCATTCTAATAGTGTAGGATGTTGACACTTAGTCTGGTCATCCAAAGGTTagtcatgactgtgtgtgtttcatcCAGCCTTTGAAATACACTAACAGCCCCTATAACTCCCTTTTAAAGCAAATTTAATACAGTCATTAGTTATATTACAACTTCACTTCACAAATGGCGAAACTGTAACAATGTGAGGCTAATGATCTAAAACTAAAAAAAATGTGATTGACAGACCGGGAAGGTTTTTTCACTCACAAGTGATATTCTGTCTGTGGCACTGGCACAATACCTCTATTACCTAATATAACCACCAGCTGCTTTGCCAATCCCTTGTCCATCCCTTGTCCATCCCTTGTCTATCCCTTGTCCATCCCTTGTCTATCCCTTGTCCATCCCTTGTCCATCCCTTGTCTATCCACTTGTCTATCCCTTGTCCATCCCTTGTCTATCCCTTGTCTATCCCTTGTCCATCCCTTGTCCATCCCTTGTCTATCCCTTGTCCATCCCTTGTCCATCCCTTGTCTATCCCTTGTCTATCTCTTGTCTATCCCTTGTCTATCCCTTGTCTATCCCTTGTCAATATTTAATTTTCCCACTGACTTGCCCTCTATTTGCCATGCGTTAGTAACTGGAGGGTAATGACTGACTTCTGTAAGTGTAGCTTGGACATAAGCTTCAAACTGTGAATGAGTGATTGAACCtcattgaggtgtgtgtgtttcccaggtAACACAGTGTAATGAGAGAGTTGACGTAAAAGGACTTAACTCTACAGTAGCACTGGATAACACTAACCTCAGGCTTGTTTGAAACAAGTAGGCCCTACAGGCATATGACAAGTACTAACGGATTATTGGTCCAAGGAGGTTAAACCTCAGGGAAAGAACGCAGActcattttgtaaagtggttcatCTGTTTTCTATACAGGCAAAGGGATTTCTCCTGGGACTGGTTACTGCTAGTTGAAACCCAGTTACGTACGGGTGTCTGTAGAGCAGCCATTTGAGGTTAGTGGCTCTCTTAGAGGCTTGGTAATTAACAGTAACACTTTACATGCTCTGGCATAACACTTTGAGGCCATTACCATAACAGTGACACTGTCACTACTGTCACTCTGCACTCTGCAATAAGGTTGATATTCTTATGCTGCCAATCTGCTATAAAACTCATAAGTGAAGTGTTACTGTCATTTGAGCACCAGTGAGAAACATTACTGTAAGTGGTGTAGTACTGTGTAAGAcaactctgtgtctctctgtgataAATAGAATTTAACACGTGAACGTATAAAGCATTTAACGTGTACACACCGTTTTGCACTTACAGTTCTTGGCTTCTGGCTCTTTCCACTCCCTGTTGACCTTCATAGAAATATCACCTGTATGTGTTTCCTTTGTTTTCAATCAAATCCTCACTCTGTTTAAGAAAATGAGGACTTGCCTAAGCCTGTCCATTGCCTAAACCTTCAGTAGATAGAGTCTCTGTTGGCTGAGTTGGTGCCAGAGGGGGGAAGGTACGTGCAATGACCTTTACATTGGCAGCGGGttagtattttttatatatacttcATATTGGCGCTGCTTTCAATCCTGTCTCTCTTTGACCCCCTTATTCATAATATGGTGAGTTATGCGTAAAGGTAATCCTATATGCCATAATTATAGATATCCAAATATTAGAAATTGTACTTGTGACCTTATTTTTTGGGTCCTTCCTACTTCCTCAGCCTTCATCTCATGTGCACAGTAGAATGCAGATGTGTGTCACCAGCTTGTATGTTTTAGATGTTAGTGATCGTCAGTCCTGTGTCAAGTGTCTTCCAAACAACCCTCGAGGTTGCCAGATTGGTATTTCCGTATCAGTGCAGCTAGGATTTAGATGtatgcacctgttttgagttatGTTTTGCCTGCAGTATTTAAACAATATAAACTCTTATGCTAGGATGAATTGGGTGTGTGTCAGCTACAGGACAAAGAGTGCTACTGCTTTCAGCCAGATCAGCTACTGTTAACACAGAGAGGTTATACTGCAGGCTTTGTCCAATGTTGCCATTCGTTCTTACATGCTTAATGAGTAGTAGGTATGCTAGATAAGCTAATGTGTAGAGGGGTGATTCATTTTTGTTGCTAAATAGAGAAATCTGCTAGATAGTACTGTAGCATTCACGGAACTTCCAGTGTTAAAGTTTCCCGCAATGTGGACTTGTCTCTATTGATGAGgtattgtctgtgtgttttaaagACCCCAGGCTAATAGGGACGTGTGTTTGTG from Salvelinus sp. IW2-2015 linkage group LG25, ASM291031v2, whole genome shotgun sequence encodes:
- the LOC111951978 gene encoding serine/threonine/tyrosine-interacting-like protein 1, whose amino-acid sequence is MGIVVSRVTNCRIEPSRKRSNALQPKNNTPYRKVNGTIKSSQCHRLTPVQRQTQVCEPEVQEVLIPAFPERVSVQRGYITPQQVYNLLNAEAGHPALHDPNYILILDCRSAERYKQSHLVTARASVTVIHPDLGCLISCVQLQEFSIILLYAEEGHSPVGSVEARAASPFLQRCFFQLSDLGMDPVILLGGFAAFHTLYPFLCTSRMALLEPDRYALTIYPSEILEGELYQGSAAQASDYHILENLNITHVVNATVEYPDAFPSTLSYLRLRLSDDAQQDLVEALPQAARFIAGALSSEVGGRVLVHCSMGRSRSSALTLAFLMQHQRWTLLHAIRWLKERRACTAPNVNFLLQLLTYEEQLFGRRLTSLDDIRL